In Streptomyces sp. NBC_01707, a genomic segment contains:
- the panC gene encoding pantoate--beta-alanine ligase, whose product MTETSTALVRTAAELDASGGCKGPRAVVMTMGALHEGHASLIRAARATVGPDGQVVVTVFVNSLQFGEAADLDRYPRTLDADLAVAGAAGADVVFAPSVDEVYPGGEPQVRIAAGPMGERLEGAFRPGHFDGMLTVVAKFLHLTRPDVAFYGQKDAQQLALIRRMVRDLNFPVEIVGVETAREPDGLALSSRNRFLDAQERRTALALSRALFAARDRLAAQQALHARAQTTPATTGRAAALTRLGEARAAADTQAVARARPDDGPAAVRAAARMILDDAAAEQPPLDLDYLALVDPADFTEIPDDRTTGDAILAVAARVGATRLIDNIPLTFGADT is encoded by the coding sequence ATGACCGAGACGTCCACCGCCCTGGTCCGTACGGCAGCGGAGCTCGACGCGTCCGGCGGGTGCAAGGGACCACGGGCCGTCGTCATGACCATGGGCGCCCTGCACGAGGGCCACGCGAGCCTGATCCGGGCCGCCCGCGCCACCGTGGGCCCGGACGGCCAGGTGGTCGTCACCGTCTTCGTCAACTCGCTCCAGTTCGGGGAGGCCGCGGACCTCGACCGATACCCCCGTACCCTCGACGCCGATCTCGCCGTCGCCGGCGCGGCCGGTGCCGACGTGGTCTTCGCCCCGTCCGTCGACGAGGTCTACCCCGGCGGTGAGCCGCAGGTCAGGATCGCCGCGGGCCCGATGGGGGAGCGGCTGGAAGGGGCGTTCCGCCCCGGCCACTTCGACGGGATGCTGACCGTCGTCGCCAAGTTCCTCCACCTCACCCGCCCCGATGTCGCGTTCTACGGTCAGAAGGACGCCCAGCAGCTGGCGCTGATCCGCCGTATGGTGCGCGACCTGAACTTCCCGGTGGAGATCGTCGGCGTGGAGACGGCCCGTGAGCCGGACGGCCTCGCGCTCTCCAGCCGCAACCGTTTCCTCGACGCCCAGGAGCGACGCACCGCCCTGGCGCTGTCCCGAGCCCTGTTCGCGGCCCGCGACAGGCTCGCCGCCCAGCAGGCGCTGCACGCCCGCGCGCAGACCACCCCGGCGACGACGGGCCGGGCCGCCGCGCTCACCCGGCTCGGCGAGGCCCGCGCGGCCGCCGACACCCAGGCGGTGGCCCGGGCCAGGCCGGACGACGGGCCCGCGGCGGTGCGCGCCGCCGCGCGCATGATCCTCGACGACGCGGCCGCCGAACAGCCGCCGCTCGACCTGGACTATCTGGCGCTCGTGGACCCGGCGGACTTCACCGAGATCCCCGACGACCGGACCACCGGTGACGCGATCCTCGCCGTCGCCGCCCGGGTGGGCGCCACCCGCCTCATCGACAACATCCCGCTGACCTTCGGAGCCGACACGTGA
- a CDS encoding L-aspartate oxidase: protein MTGIRLTAPAPGWAIDADVVVVGSGVAGLTTALRCAAAGLATVVVTKARLDDGSTRWAQGGIAAALGEGDTPEQHLADTLVAGAGLCDESAVRTLVTEGPDAVRRLIETGAHFDTTDTGDIALTREGGHHRRRIAHAGGDATGAEISRALVEAVRSAALHTVENALVLDLLTDSEGRTAGVTLHVMGEGQHDGVGAVHAPAVVLATGGMGQVFSATTNPPVSTGDGVALALRAGAEVSDLEFVQFHPTVLFLGADSEGQQPLVSEAVRGEGAHLVDASGTRFMVGQHELAELAPRDIVAKAITRQMQLHGTEHMYLDARHFGAEMWEQRFPTILAACRAHGIDPITEPIPVAPAAHYASGGIRTDLRGRTTVPGLYACGEVACTGVHGANRLASNSLLEGLVFAERIAADIVEHRSQATGAATLVTKPTAVVADPDTERDTRRPAPSPLLAPEARTTIQRIMTQGAGVLRSAASLVTAADALETLHNSAAADAWAAGPKRAEPGVEAWEATNLLLVSRVLVAAARQREETRGCHWREDRPERDDETWRRHLVVQLTPDRRLVLSRTESEAFPPVLPAGAPDCAAAPTTHPTPEEP from the coding sequence GTGACCGGAATACGGCTGACCGCCCCCGCCCCCGGCTGGGCCATCGACGCGGATGTCGTGGTGGTCGGCTCCGGCGTCGCCGGCCTCACCACCGCGCTGCGCTGCGCGGCCGCGGGCCTCGCCACCGTCGTCGTCACCAAGGCCCGGCTCGACGACGGCTCCACCCGCTGGGCGCAGGGCGGTATCGCGGCTGCCCTCGGCGAGGGCGACACCCCGGAGCAGCATCTGGCCGACACCCTGGTCGCCGGCGCGGGCCTGTGCGACGAGTCGGCGGTACGGACCCTGGTCACCGAGGGCCCCGACGCCGTACGCCGCCTGATCGAGACCGGCGCGCACTTCGACACCACCGACACCGGCGACATCGCTCTCACCCGTGAGGGCGGCCACCACCGCCGCCGGATCGCGCACGCTGGCGGGGACGCGACAGGCGCCGAGATCTCCCGCGCCCTGGTCGAGGCGGTCCGCTCCGCAGCCCTCCACACCGTGGAGAACGCCCTGGTCCTGGACCTGCTGACGGACAGCGAGGGCCGTACCGCCGGTGTCACCCTGCACGTCATGGGGGAGGGCCAGCACGACGGTGTCGGTGCGGTCCACGCCCCCGCGGTGGTCCTCGCCACCGGCGGTATGGGCCAGGTCTTCTCCGCCACCACCAACCCACCGGTCTCCACCGGCGACGGCGTCGCCCTCGCCCTGCGGGCCGGCGCGGAGGTCTCCGACCTCGAATTCGTCCAGTTCCACCCGACGGTGCTCTTCCTCGGCGCCGACTCCGAGGGCCAGCAGCCCCTGGTGTCGGAAGCGGTACGGGGCGAGGGCGCCCATCTCGTCGACGCGTCCGGCACGCGGTTCATGGTCGGGCAGCACGAACTCGCGGAACTGGCGCCGCGCGACATCGTCGCCAAGGCCATCACCCGCCAGATGCAGCTGCACGGCACCGAGCACATGTACCTCGACGCGCGCCATTTCGGCGCCGAGATGTGGGAGCAGCGCTTCCCCACGATTCTGGCGGCCTGCCGGGCCCACGGCATCGACCCGATCACGGAACCGATTCCGGTCGCCCCCGCCGCGCACTACGCCTCCGGCGGCATCCGTACCGATCTGCGCGGTCGGACGACGGTCCCTGGGCTGTACGCGTGCGGTGAGGTCGCGTGCACGGGCGTGCACGGCGCGAACCGGCTGGCGTCCAACTCGCTCCTCGAGGGCCTGGTCTTCGCCGAGCGCATCGCGGCGGACATCGTCGAGCACCGGTCGCAGGCGACGGGTGCGGCAACCCTTGTGACGAAGCCGACGGCCGTGGTGGCGGACCCGGACACCGAACGGGACACCCGCCGCCCCGCCCCCTCGCCGCTGCTCGCCCCCGAGGCGCGGACCACGATCCAGCGGATCATGACCCAGGGGGCAGGCGTCCTGCGTTCCGCCGCCAGTCTCGTCACCGCTGCCGACGCACTCGAGACCCTGCACAACAGTGCGGCCGCCGACGCCTGGGCGGCCGGGCCGAAGCGTGCGGAGCCCGGTGTCGAGGCGTGGGAGGCCACCAACCTGCTCCTCGTCTCGCGTGTCCTGGTCGCCGCCGCCCGGCAGCGCGAGGAGACCCGCGGCTGCCACTGGCGCGAGGACCGGCCCGAGCGGGACGACGAGACCTGGCGCCGCCACCTCGTCGTGCAGCTCACCCCGGACCGCCGGCTCGTCCTCAGCCGGACTGAATCCGAGGCATTCCCGCCCGTACTGCCGGCGGGGGCACCAGACTGCGCAGCAGCACCCACGACCCACCCCACCCCCGAGGAGCCGTAA
- the nadC gene encoding carboxylating nicotinate-nucleotide diphosphorylase gives MSTPEENPRPTPVDVPLIQIGAPAPSAGGCGDACGCGGDDDYELDPLECGLDPDLAQLLADAGLDPVQVEDIAHVAIEEDLDHGVDVTTVATVSEEAMATGDFTARESGVVAGLRVAEAVLSIVCTAEFEVERHVEDGDRVVPGQKLLTVTTRTRDLLTGERSALNLLCRLSGIATATRAWADVLEGTKAKVRDTRKTTPGLRALEKYAVRCGGGVNHRMSLSDAALVKDNHVIAAGGVAEAFKRVRDEFPDVPIEVEVDTLDQVHEVLAAGADLILLDNFTPAETEEAVAVVGGRAALESSGRLTLDSARAYADAGVDYLAVGALTHSSPILDIGLDFRDTDGAGA, from the coding sequence GTGAGCACGCCCGAAGAGAATCCGCGCCCCACACCCGTGGACGTACCGCTGATCCAGATCGGCGCGCCCGCACCGTCCGCGGGCGGCTGCGGGGACGCCTGCGGCTGCGGCGGGGACGACGACTACGAGCTGGACCCGCTGGAGTGCGGCCTCGACCCCGACCTCGCCCAGCTCCTCGCCGACGCGGGCCTCGATCCCGTTCAGGTCGAGGACATCGCGCACGTCGCCATCGAGGAGGACCTCGATCACGGCGTGGACGTCACGACCGTCGCGACGGTCTCCGAGGAGGCCATGGCCACCGGTGACTTCACCGCCCGTGAGTCCGGTGTCGTCGCAGGTCTGCGGGTCGCCGAGGCCGTCCTGTCCATCGTCTGCACGGCCGAGTTCGAGGTCGAGCGCCATGTCGAGGACGGCGACCGCGTCGTCCCCGGCCAGAAGCTGCTCACGGTCACCACCCGCACCCGCGACCTGCTCACCGGCGAGCGCAGCGCGCTCAACCTGCTCTGCAGGCTCTCCGGCATCGCGACCGCGACCCGCGCCTGGGCCGACGTGCTCGAAGGTACGAAGGCCAAGGTCCGCGACACCCGCAAGACCACTCCGGGGCTGCGCGCCCTGGAGAAGTACGCGGTGCGCTGTGGCGGCGGCGTCAACCACCGGATGTCGCTCTCCGACGCCGCGCTGGTCAAGGACAACCACGTCATCGCGGCGGGCGGTGTCGCCGAGGCGTTCAAGCGGGTGCGGGACGAGTTCCCGGACGTACCGATCGAGGTCGAGGTCGACACCCTGGACCAGGTCCACGAGGTCCTGGCGGCGGGCGCCGACCTGATCCTGCTGGACAACTTCACCCCGGCCGAGACCGAGGAGGCCGTAGCGGTCGTCGGCGGCCGCGCGGCCCTGGAGTCGTCCGGTCGTCTCACCCTCGACAGCGCCCGTGCCTACGCCGACGCCGGCGTCGACTACCTCGCCGTCGGTGCGCTCACCCACTCCTCACCGATCCTCGACATCGGCCTGGACTTCCGCGACACCGACGGGGCCGGCGCCTGA